The DNA region AGCGCGCTGTTGCTGTACGCGCTGGAGCCCTGACGGGAACCGGCTGCCCCCGGACCGGCCGCCCCGGGGCCGACCGGTCCCGGTCCGAGCGATCCCGACTGACGCCTTCGAACTGACCGATCCCGACTCCCGACGGCGTCGATCCGGACGGGCGTTCACTCCACGGGCCCCGACCGGGGACGACCACAAGACATATTCCTTCGGTCCGAGGAATCCGGGGTACGTCGGTGGACAGCGGGTAGGGGTACTCGCGCATTCTGTCCACCGGAACCCGACCGGGCCAGCGGCGGCTGTCGTTCGAGAGTACAGCGGCTCGCGACCGTCGCTCCGGGACCGGTCCGACCGCGACGACCGATAGCGCCGCTTCCGCCACGTTCAAATCGGACGGGGGCGAGCGTGGATACATGACACGGCAAGTGTGGCTGAAGGCCGACGACGAGGTCGGCGACTGGGAGGCGCGCAAGCGCCGGATCACGGCGGGGCTGGAGGCGGGAGTCGACTGGGTCCTCGTCGACGAGTCCGACGTGGCCCGGGTCCGCGACCTGGGCGCCGTCAACGTCGCGGCGTTCACCAACGGCGACGTGCACGTCATGGACGCCGAGGCCGACGAGGCGGACGAACCGGACGCCGCCGTCGTCGGCAAGGACGGCGAGGGCGACGGCTCGATGGAGATCCCCGGCGACCTCTCCGGGTCGGCGGATCTCTCGGTGCTGCGCCAGGACGGCAAGGCGACCGCGGGCTACGTCCGCATCTTCGACGAGCGCTACGAGGAGTTCGCCGAGGAGGTCGCCACGGCGGCCGACTACACCATCGTCGTCGGCGAGGACTGGCAGATCATCCCCCTCGAAAATCTCATCGCGCGCATCGGCGACGAGACGAACCTCGTCGCGGGCGTCACCACCGCCGAGGAGGCCCGCACCGCCTACGAGACCCTGGAGATCGGCGCCGACTCGGTCCTGCTGGACACCGACGACCCCGACGAGATCCGCGAGACCGTCGAGGTCCGCGACGAGATGCGCCGCGAGCAGCTGGAGCTCACGACGGCGACGGTCACCGAGATCGAACAGACGGGGTCCGCGGACCGGGTCTGCATCGACACCGGCAATCTCATGGACCACGACGAGGGGATGCTCGTCGGCTCGATGAGCCGCGGGCTCTTCTTCGTCCACGCCGAGACCGCCGAGTCGCCGTACGTCGCCTCGCGACCCTTCCGCGTCAACGCCGGCGCGGTCCACGCCTACGTCCGCACGCCCGACGGCGGCACGAAGTACCTCTCGGAACTGCGCAGCGGCGACGAGGTGCAGGTCGTCGACACCGAGGGCCACACCCGCGAGGCCATCGTCGGCCGCGTCAAGATCGAGAAGCGACCGATGTTCCGGGTCGGCGCCGAGGTCGAGACCGACGAGGGCGTCGACCGCATCGAGACGCTGCTGCAGAACGCCGAGACGATCAAGGTCGCCACCGCCGGCGGCCGCAAGGCGGTCACCGACCTGGAGGAGGGCGACGAGGTGCGCGTCTACTACGGCGACAAGGCGCGCCACTTCGGCGAGGCCATCGAGGAGAGCATCATCGAGAAGTGAGGCGGTCGCCGGCGGCCCCGTCGACCGCACGGCAGGGTACCACAGTATGAGAGTCAGCCACTACTTCGAGGGCGAGGGCGTCGTCACCGGCGGGTTCGCCCAGTCGGTCAACAACCAGCGGGCGGTCCTCGACGACCGCGGGATCGACTACACCACCGAACCGACCCTCGATTGTGACCTCCTGCACCTCAACAACGCCGGGCCGCGCTCGATCTACTACGCCAAGCGGGCCCGCCGCCGGGGGATCCCCGTGCTCTTCCACACGCACAACACGGCCGCGGACTTCCGGAACAGCTTCGTCTTCTCGAACGCGCTCGCCCGCCCCCTCAAACCGTTTCTCGCCTACGCGTACGACCAGGCCGACCACCTGGTCTGCCCCTCCGAACACAACCAGGAGGTGATCGCCGGGTACACGGACACGCCCTCGACGGTCATCTCCAACGGGTTCGACGCCGAGCGGTTCGCCGGCTGGGACGACCCCGACCTGCGCGCCGAGTATCTCGACCGCTACGACCTGGAGCCGCCGGTCGTGTTCATGTTCGGCCACGTCATCAAGCGCAAGGGGCTGGACACGTTCGTCGAGGTCGCCCGCCGGCTCCCGGAGTACGACTTCGCCTGGTTCGGCTACCTCAACCCGACGGGGGGGACGCTCGACAGGTTCCTCCAGCCCCGCGAGACGCGCAAACTCGTCGAGAACTCGCCGGACAACTGCACGTTCACCGGGTACATCGAGGACCCGCGCGGGGCGCCCGCGGCGGGCGACGTGTTCTTCTGGCCCTCGCGCAACGAGAACGAGGGGATGGCGCTGCTGGAGGCGATGCACTGCGGGAAGCCGCCGGTCGTCCGGTCGATCCCCACCTACGAGTGGCTCGAAGACGGCGAGGACTGCCGCAAGGCCGAGACGGTCGGCGAGTTCGTCGACGCCATCACTGAACTGTGCGAGGACGACGCGGAGCGCGAGCGGATCGGCGACAGCGCCGCCGAGACGACCGAGCGGTTCACGCTGGACGCCGTCGGCGACGAACTCGTCCGGCTGTACGACGAGCTCGTCAGCGGCACCACGAACGAGCGGACGCCGACGGGGTGAGCCCGGGTGCGGGCCCGGCGGTCAGCGGGCGCTCCGTCAGGTACCGGGGCCGCGCTCAGGCGCCCGCGCCGGGGTCGTCGGCGGTCTCCTCGGACTCGGGGTCCAGCCGCTCGGTACACCAGTGGCAGAACTCCAGGTCGGGGTCGACGTCGCGGCCGCAGTTGGGACAGGTCGTGCCCTCCTGGACCTCGGTCTCGGTGTTCTGCTGTTTGGCCATCCAGTAGGCGTCGGCCATGCTGAAGACGGTGATGGCGGCCAGCGCCAGCGCCGCCCCGGGCGTGACGTTCTCAGCCGCGGCGACCAGCTCCGACCAGCCGAACGTCTCGGGGACGGCGTCGGGCGGCATCAGCAGGGTGAAGCTCGTCACGTTGAGGAAGAACCAGACGAGCGCGCGGAGCCACTCGCGCAGGTAGACGTGCCCGAGGCCGGGATAGAGGAAGGCGAGCACGACAGCCAGCAACGGCCGCTTTCGGTTCCGTGTACTCACTGTTAGTTGTGCGGTGTCGGGCGTCCCGCGTTGTTAAGGTTCCGACTCCGGGAATCCGTCACGGGCCCGCGAGCCGCT from Halosimplex halophilum includes:
- a CDS encoding 3-dehydroquinate synthase II, coding for MTRQVWLKADDEVGDWEARKRRITAGLEAGVDWVLVDESDVARVRDLGAVNVAAFTNGDVHVMDAEADEADEPDAAVVGKDGEGDGSMEIPGDLSGSADLSVLRQDGKATAGYVRIFDERYEEFAEEVATAADYTIVVGEDWQIIPLENLIARIGDETNLVAGVTTAEEARTAYETLEIGADSVLLDTDDPDEIRETVEVRDEMRREQLELTTATVTEIEQTGSADRVCIDTGNLMDHDEGMLVGSMSRGLFFVHAETAESPYVASRPFRVNAGAVHAYVRTPDGGTKYLSELRSGDEVQVVDTEGHTREAIVGRVKIEKRPMFRVGAEVETDEGVDRIETLLQNAETIKVATAGGRKAVTDLEEGDEVRVYYGDKARHFGEAIEESIIEK
- a CDS encoding glycosyltransferase family 4 protein, with the protein product MRVSHYFEGEGVVTGGFAQSVNNQRAVLDDRGIDYTTEPTLDCDLLHLNNAGPRSIYYAKRARRRGIPVLFHTHNTAADFRNSFVFSNALARPLKPFLAYAYDQADHLVCPSEHNQEVIAGYTDTPSTVISNGFDAERFAGWDDPDLRAEYLDRYDLEPPVVFMFGHVIKRKGLDTFVEVARRLPEYDFAWFGYLNPTGGTLDRFLQPRETRKLVENSPDNCTFTGYIEDPRGAPAAGDVFFWPSRNENEGMALLEAMHCGKPPVVRSIPTYEWLEDGEDCRKAETVGEFVDAITELCEDDAERERIGDSAAETTERFTLDAVGDELVRLYDELVSGTTNERTPTG
- a CDS encoding zinc ribbon domain-containing protein, with the protein product MSTRNRKRPLLAVVLAFLYPGLGHVYLREWLRALVWFFLNVTSFTLLMPPDAVPETFGWSELVAAAENVTPGAALALAAITVFSMADAYWMAKQQNTETEVQEGTTCPNCGRDVDPDLEFCHWCTERLDPESEETADDPGAGA